From one Eucalyptus grandis isolate ANBG69807.140 chromosome 9, ASM1654582v1, whole genome shotgun sequence genomic stretch:
- the LOC104418759 gene encoding LOW QUALITY PROTEIN: armadillo repeat-containing protein 6 (The sequence of the model RefSeq protein was modified relative to this genomic sequence to represent the inferred CDS: inserted 1 base in 1 codon), with product MDLASGRESGDGDRTDRGKQDSPPDDDVCPICFGDFTVPCKTVCGHWYCGSCILQLWNYTATSAPCKCPMCSRSIYKLTPQESLLHRREEEIVKVLTDVHRYNLLFIGGAMGFVQKVYQLPSYVKRYLLAMLDPDRPHPSVSEIRLIAMLLSALYMATPFDFIPTGRLGIVRVFDYTAVLLFVMLRLVGFFQRRRLARRGEMGPPGAVRAISQEAFDDLVRENMEELGMDPAEAVQDAIETLSLQGVDLSGIVTCAPGESGAKDNPVIQCLDGLKCIDSDFKIQIHDKEVHSELVALFDQLAHLCVEESGNAAIAMRNGGVELVCSFCSKVPIECDRVLLSSLKALTPMLYDIQSTETFKNSDGPRIVVDILKISKNVEILVNGYAXVAAAATGNEVLKESFMELKIDELIMQTLSRQGEACIQSVYDTIRALLTADDNRVVASQVYGYARKFAKAGIAGALVDSLHEGITSPSLVSACIALRSIAVNDEICKYIAENGGIDALLRCIDDSGEQGNKSIARVSCSLLSKLAGSDANKNAIIEKGGFDRLIRLSSRFSEDPSVLQEVMSIISVLCLRSSDNAARAIEAGAGDLAMQSMQKFPLAQQLQRSSCLMIRNLVVRNAENRTLLLNNGIEKYIRKAKQNHESCRDAATDALRDLGLDDYNL from the exons ATGGATCTGGCGTCGGGGCGGGAAAGCGGCGATGGCGACCGGACGGACAGGGGGAAGCAAGATTCGCCGCCCGACGATGACGTGTGTCCCATCTGCTTCGGCGACTTCACCGTTCCCTGCAAGACCGTCTGCGGCCACTGGTACTGCG GCAGTTGCATTTTGCAACTCTGGAATTACACCGCCACGTCGGCGCCTTGCAAGTGTCCCATGTGCTCTCGCAGCATTTATAAATTGACACCGCAGGAGTCGCTCCTTCATCGGCGCGAGGAGGAGATTGTTAAGGTTCTTACAGATGTTCATCGGTATAATCTCCTTTTCATTGGCGGGGCAATGGGCTTTGTCCAG AAAGTGTATCAGTTGCCATCGTATGTCAAGAGATACCTTCTAGCGATGCTGGATCCAGATAGGCCTCATCCCAGTGTTTCTGAAATTCGCCTTATAGCA ATGTTACTGAGTGCTCTGTATATGGCTACACCATTTGACTTCATTCCGACAG GTAGACTGGGTATTGTGAGAGTCTTTGACTACACTGCCGTTCTACTGTTTGTGATGCTACGTCTAGTCGGCTTTTTTCAGAGACGACGGCTTGCCCGTCGT GGCGAAATGGGACCGCCGGGGGCCGTCCGCGCGATCTCGCAGGAGGCGTTCGATGATCTGGTGAGGGAGAACATGGAGGAACTCGGCATGGACCCCGCGGAGGCCGTCCAAGACGCCATCGAGACCCTCTCTCTTCAAGGCGTCGATCTATCGG GGATTGTGACATGCGCACCAGGAGAGAGCGGTGCCAAGGATAATCCGGTGATACAGTGCTTGGATGGGTTGAAGTGCATTGATTCGGATTTTAAGATTCAAATTCACGATAAAGAGGTGCACAGTGAGTTGGTGGCATTATTTGATCAGCTAGCTCATTTGTGTGTTGAGGAATCCGGAAATGCAGCCATTGCCATGAGGAACGGTGGAGTAGAATTGGTCTGTTCGTTCTGTTCTAAGGTCCCAATTGAGTGCGACCGTGTTCTCCTTTCAAGTCTGAAGGCATTAACACCAATGCTTTACG ATATTCAGAGCAcagaaacatttaaaaatagtGATGGACCAAGAATTGTTGTGGATATTCTCAAAATCAGCAAAAATGTTGAGATCTTGGTTAATGGTTACG CCGTTGCTGCAGCTGCCACTGGGAATGAGGTCCTCAAGGAATCCTTCATGGAACTGAAAATTGATGAGCTTATTATGCAAACACTAAGCAGGCAGGGAGAAGCCTGCATCCAAAGTGTATATGACACCATACGTGCTTTATTAACGGCAGATGATAATCGTGTTGTGGCTTCTCAA GTGTATGGTTATGCTcgaaaatttgcaaaagctgGAATCGCAGGAGCCCTGGTAGACTCACTCCACGAAGGGATTACCTCACCCAGTCTAGTTTCAGCATGCATTGCCTTGAGGTCTATTGCTGTCAAT GATGAAATTTGTAAATATATTGCAGAAAATGGGGGCATTGATGCACTGCTCCGTTGCATTGATGACAGTGGAGAGCAAGGCAACAAATCTATAGCCAGAGTCTCCTGCTCTCTCTTGTCTAAG TTGGCAGGAAGTGATGCAAACAAGAACGCCATCATCGAGAAGGGTGGATTTGATAGGCTCATCAGACTGTCTTCCCGATTTTCTGAGGATCCTTCAGTTCTGCAAGAG GTTATGTCTATAATATCAGTGCTCTGCTTGAGATCTTCGGATAATGCAGCCCGTGCTATTGAAGCAGGAGCTGGAGATCTTGCTATGCAGTCCATGCAGAAATTTCCTTTAGCACAGCAATTGCAAAGGAGCTCCTGTCTCATGATCCGGAACCTTGTTGTTAGAAATGCGGAGAACAG GACTCTCTTGCTTAATAATGGTATCGAGAAGTATAtaagaaaagcaaagcaaaaccATGAAAGCTGCAGGGATGCTGCTACGGACGCACTCAGAGATTTGGGGCTTGATGACTACAACTTGTAG
- the LOC104418760 gene encoding peptidyl-prolyl cis-trans isomerase CYP40 isoform X1, translating into MAKPRCFMDISIGGELEGRIVGELYTDVAPKTAENFRALCTGEKGIGPHTGAPLHYKGVRFHRVIKGFMVQGGDISAGDGTGGESIYGLKFEDENFDLKHERKGMLSMANSGPNTNGSQFFITTTRTSHLDGKHVVFGRVVKGMGVVRSVEHVTTAAGDCPTVDVVIADCGEIPAGADDGIRNFFKDGDTYPDWPADLDESPAELSWWMDAVDSIKAFGNGSYKKQDYKMALRKYRKALRYLDICWEKEGIDEVESSSLRKTKSQIFTNSSACKLKLRDLKGALLDAEFAVRDGENNAKAYFRQGQAHMELNDIDAAAESFSKALELEPNDVGIKKELNAAKKKIFERREQEKRAYRKMFL; encoded by the exons atggcgaAGCCGAGGTGCTTCATGGACATCAGCATCGGAGGGGAGCTCGAAGGCAGGATCGTCGGCGAGCTCTACACCGACGTCGCCCCCAAGACGGCCGAGAATTTCAGGGCCCTCTGCACCGGCGAGAAGGGCATTGGCCCTCACACCGGCGCCCCCCTCCACTACAAG GGGGTTCGCTTTCATCGTGTTATCAAAGGATTCATGGTGCAAGGTGGAGATATCTCTGCTGGTGATGGTACCGGGGGAGAATCTATCTATGGCTTGAaatttgaggatgaaaatttTGATCTGAAGCATGAAAGGAAGGGAATGTTATCAATGGCAAACTCTGGCCCAAACACAAATGGCTCCCAGTTCTTCATCACAACAACCCGCACTTCGCATCTGGACGGAAAGCATGTTGTGTTTGGGAGGGTAGTTAAAGGAATGGGAGTGGTCCGATCAGTCGAGCATGTTACAACTGCTGCTGGTGACTGTCCAACTGTTGATGTTGTAATCGCTGACTGTGGAGAAATTCCTGCTGGGGCGGATGATGgcattagaaatttttttaaggatgGCGATACTTACCCAGACTGGCCTGCAGATCTTGATGAGAGTCCTGCTGAACTTTCTTGGTGGATGGATGCTGTAGATTCTATCAAGGCATTCGGGAATGGAAGTTATAAG AAACAAGATTACAAAATGGCTCTCAGAAAGTATCGAAAGGCCCTGCGCTATCTGGATATCTGCTGGGAGAAAGAAGGGATTGATGAAG TTGAGAGTTCATCTTTGAGGAAAACAAAGTCACAGATATTCACCAATAGTTCT GCTTGTAAACTGAAACTACGTGATCTCAAGGGAGCATTGTTAGATGCAGAATTTGCTGTTCGTGATGGAGAAAACAATGCAAAAGCTTATTTTCGACAGGGACAG GCTCATATGGAACTTAATGATATCGATGCTGCAGCGGAAAGCTTCTCTAAGGCGTTGGAGTTGGAGCCAAATGATG TTGGGATCAAGAAAGAGCTTAATGCTGCCAAGAAGAAG ATTTTTGAGAGGCGCGAACAGGAGAAGAGGGCATATCGGAAGATGTTTCTATAG
- the LOC104418760 gene encoding peptidyl-prolyl cis-trans isomerase CYP40 isoform X2 has protein sequence MVQGGDISAGDGTGGESIYGLKFEDENFDLKHERKGMLSMANSGPNTNGSQFFITTTRTSHLDGKHVVFGRVVKGMGVVRSVEHVTTAAGDCPTVDVVIADCGEIPAGADDGIRNFFKDGDTYPDWPADLDESPAELSWWMDAVDSIKAFGNGSYKKQDYKMALRKYRKALRYLDICWEKEGIDEVESSSLRKTKSQIFTNSSACKLKLRDLKGALLDAEFAVRDGENNAKAYFRQGQAHMELNDIDAAAESFSKALELEPNDVGIKKELNAAKKKIFERREQEKRAYRKMFL, from the exons ATGGTGCAAGGTGGAGATATCTCTGCTGGTGATGGTACCGGGGGAGAATCTATCTATGGCTTGAaatttgaggatgaaaatttTGATCTGAAGCATGAAAGGAAGGGAATGTTATCAATGGCAAACTCTGGCCCAAACACAAATGGCTCCCAGTTCTTCATCACAACAACCCGCACTTCGCATCTGGACGGAAAGCATGTTGTGTTTGGGAGGGTAGTTAAAGGAATGGGAGTGGTCCGATCAGTCGAGCATGTTACAACTGCTGCTGGTGACTGTCCAACTGTTGATGTTGTAATCGCTGACTGTGGAGAAATTCCTGCTGGGGCGGATGATGgcattagaaatttttttaaggatgGCGATACTTACCCAGACTGGCCTGCAGATCTTGATGAGAGTCCTGCTGAACTTTCTTGGTGGATGGATGCTGTAGATTCTATCAAGGCATTCGGGAATGGAAGTTATAAG AAACAAGATTACAAAATGGCTCTCAGAAAGTATCGAAAGGCCCTGCGCTATCTGGATATCTGCTGGGAGAAAGAAGGGATTGATGAAG TTGAGAGTTCATCTTTGAGGAAAACAAAGTCACAGATATTCACCAATAGTTCT GCTTGTAAACTGAAACTACGTGATCTCAAGGGAGCATTGTTAGATGCAGAATTTGCTGTTCGTGATGGAGAAAACAATGCAAAAGCTTATTTTCGACAGGGACAG GCTCATATGGAACTTAATGATATCGATGCTGCAGCGGAAAGCTTCTCTAAGGCGTTGGAGTTGGAGCCAAATGATG TTGGGATCAAGAAAGAGCTTAATGCTGCCAAGAAGAAG ATTTTTGAGAGGCGCGAACAGGAGAAGAGGGCATATCGGAAGATGTTTCTATAG
- the LOC104418761 gene encoding uncharacterized protein LOC104418761: MSTATPLYEQPPPTPVTAQAYTSHAGRGSVGPVIAVLAVITVLGVIAGMIGRLCSGRPIMGHGQYDFEGWIERKCSACLDGRVDPPPQRPAVGAAAAAAVGVGAEEAAQEEAVEEIKVEEEEEEEELEEPQLQRRQHGHGTS; the protein is encoded by the coding sequence ATGTCTACCGCCACGCCGCTGTACGAGCAACCGCCGCCCACGCCCGTGACGGCCCAGGCCTACACCTCCCACGCCGGCCGCGGCTCGGTCGGGCCGGTCATTGCGGTCCTCGCGGTGATCACGGTGCTGGGAGTGATAGCCGGCATGATCGGCAGGCTGTGCTCCGGGAGGCCCATCATGGGTCACGGCCAGTATGACTTCGAAGGGTGGATCGAGAGGAAGTGCTCCGCCTGCCTCGACGGCAGGGTCGACCCCCCTCCCCAGCGGCCGGCGGTGGGCGCCGCAGCCGCGGCCGCCGTTGGCGTTGGCGCCGAGGAAGCGGCCCAGGAGGAGGCCGTGGAGGAGATTAAggtagaggaggaggaggaggaggaggagttggaAGAGCCTCAGCTGCAGAGGAGACAACATGGACATGGCACTTCTTAA
- the LOC104418762 gene encoding peroxidase 10: protein MASKHLLLFQITLISLILAVSCFPAHSPIGQLSPYYYDGSCPRLQWIVRSNVWAAFQKDTRIAASLLRLHFHDCIVDGCEGSVLLDDTVDMKGEKNALPNRNSLRGFEVIDAIKADLENFCPFTVSCTDILTLAAREAVYMSGGPYWAVLLGRRDGITASDKSANEQIPSPIEPLDNIIAKFTSKGLELKDVVVLSGGHTIGFAQCFTFKRRLFNFKGSGKPDPTLDTSLLSSLQSTCPNKDASNTNLAPLDSTVDKFDNYYYANLVNNSGLLESDQALIADARAAPLVDSYTTNPTLFYNDFAASMLKLGNVGILTGQSGQIRKQCGSVN from the exons ATGGCTTCCAAGCACCTTTTGCTATTCCAAATCACATTGATTAGCTTGATCTTAGCAGTCTCTTGCTTCCCTGCTCATAGCCCGATAGGCCAGCTCTCTCCGTATTATTATGACGGATCGTGCCCTCGCTTGCAATGGATCGTCAGATCCAACGTTTGGGCAGCCTTCCAGAAAGATACAAGGATTGCTGCCTCTCTTCTTCGATTACACTTTCATGACTGCATCGTCGAT GGCTGCGAAGGATCCGTGCTTCTTGATGACACCGTAGACATGAAGGGCGAGAAGAACGCCTTGCCAAATCGCAACTCTCTCCGAGGCTTTGAAGTCATCGACGCTATAAAAGCCGACCTCGAGAATTTCTGCCCCTTCACCGTCTCGTGCACTGATATACTCACCCTAGCTGCAAGAGAAGCCGTCTATATG TCAGGTGGACCTTATTGGGCCGTACTATTGGgaagaagagatggaatcacggCTAGCGACAAGTCGGCCAATGAACAGATACCGTCGCCTATTGAGCCTTTGGATAACATCATTGCTAAGTTCACTTCAAAGGGTCTGGAGTTGAAGGATGTTGTGGTCCTCTCAG GAGGGCACACCATAGGCTTTGCCCAGTGTTTCACCTTCAAGAGGAGGCTCTTCAACTTCAAAGGGTCCGGCAAGCCTGACCCGACCTTGGACACCTCCCTCTTATCGAGCCTCCAGAGCACATGCCCCAATAAAGACGCCTCCAACACCAACCTCGCTCCTCTCGACTCCACTGTGGACAAATTCGACAACTACTACTACGCCAACCTGGTGAACAATTCGGGCCTACTCGAATCGGATCAAGCCTTGATCGCTGACGCGAGAGCCGCCCCACTCGTCGATTCCTACACCACCAACCCCACGCTGTTCTATAATGATTTCGCCGCTTCCATGTTGAAGTTAGGCAATGTTGGAATTCTCACTGGGCAGAGTGGGCAGATTAGGAAGCAGTGTGGCTCCGTGAACTAA
- the LOC104418763 gene encoding transcription factor HHO2, translating to MCSASDSSPPPPFVPRTIRHFLTEIADVGDGSSRLDDFVERLEGELDKIDAFKRELPLCMLLLSEAIEALKNGSMRPSAPSARPVLEQFIPLENDAGGSEGVGEKPKDERRCTTSSPKLVDTAENSSSSSSFDLNENPKAELQTEIVEEQKLAACEDQSQFRTCESRNADARQSHPLFPSAMASGELAEIPLHGFLSLGVGIKNPSEESSSSTGTVSGRSRTISSVDCNAPSSSRGGNQQTAKKRRRSWSPELHQRFLDALQQLGGPQVATPKQIRELMQVDGLTNDEVKSHLQKYRLHNQRHPIKAFRSQKSGIQTVLQMAMDISGDSLKMTGPQSPSPQSSFHIGKSRVDLPHCQ from the exons ATGTGTTCGGCTTCGGACTCCAGCCCGCCCCCGCCCTTCGTGCCCAGGACCATCCGCCACTTCCTCACGGAGATCGCCGACGTGGGCGACGGATCCTCCAGGCTCGACGACTTCGTCGAGAGGTTGGAGGGCGAGCTCGACAAGATCGATGCGTTCAAGCGCGAGCTCCCTCTCTGCATGCTCCTGTTAAGCGAGG CGATCGAGGCTCTCAAGAACGGGTCAATGCGACCGAGTGCACCGAGCGCTCGGCCGGTTCTGGAGCAGTTCATCCCGTTGGAGAATGATGCTGGCGGGAGCGAAGGGGTTGGAGAGAAGCCGAAAGACGAGAGGAGATGCAcgacgagctctcccaagctggTGGACACTGCGGagaactcctcctcctcctcctccttcgattTAAACGAAAACCCTAAAGCAGAACTCCAGACTGAG ATTGTTGAAGAGCAGAAGCTGGCCGCGTGCGAAGATCAATCGCAATTCCGGACCTGTGAGAGCAGGAATGCAGACGCAAGACAATCGCACCCCTTGTTCCCTTCAGCTATGGCTTCAGGTGAACTGGCGGAGATTCCGTTGCATGGGTTTTTATCCCTCGGGGTTGGGATCAAGAACCCCAGCGaagaatcatcttcttctacCGGTACAGTGAGTGGTCGCAGTAGGACGATTTCCTCGGTCGACTGCAATGCTCCATCAAGTTCGAGGGGCGGAAACCAACAGACTGCCAAGAAGCGGAGGCGGTCCTGGTCTCCCGAGCTGCATCAGCGCTTCCTCGATGCGTTGCAGCAACTGGGTGGCCCGCAAG TTGCAACTCCAAAGCAGATTAGAGAACTGATGCAGGTCGATGGCCTTACTAATGATGAAGTCAAAAGTCATCTGCAA AAGTATAGGCTTCATAATCAAAGACATCCCATCAAAGCTTTCCGATCACAAAAATCAGGCATTCAGACGGTTCTTCAGATGGCAATGGATATTTCTGGTGACTCCTTGAAGATGACCGGTCCCCAATCTCCTTCTCCTCAGAGTTCATTTCACATTGGGAAATCCCGGGTTGACCTCCCACACTGCCAGTGA